TCCCTTCATTGTGTTGGGCTAGTAAAATTAACCACTATCTCCttgaatatacatatatatatgttatataggGTATCACTGCATCTCTTCCTCTGACACATTAAAACTCATTATGTCCATAATTATTAAACAGTTTCCTTTGGTccacagctgcatctttggATGAAGGtttagaaaatacagaaatgaccataaaggaaataatcaggttttatttctgatgtgtCTTAATGTATGAAGAAGTACAAAGCCCTTAGTTTGCCTTAAAGTaagtcagagagaaggaaatgtgCAGGATGTTGTATCTAACTCTGATGAACAAAGTGGTCAAAGTCCAATAACACAAACTCTAATAGACTGGGTTGGAATTTGGGCAGTGCAGCTCTGTGTAGAACATCCTGTCAGCATCATTTCCAGAGACACAACAGGTGGAAAGACATTATATTGATCCATTTCATATCTGTGTTGGGCTCTAGGAAACTTAACGCAGAAGTCATTTGGTTTGATCcacagaatatatacatttataacatctGGATATCTAGtccataaacatatatacacacaatatatagtgtagtaatactcaccctgagctgtgtccagagccaacagggcacaaagaagagcagccagaatcagagtcttcatggtgaagatgatgcagatgttaaagatgaggctgatatctctgtagggaacagacctgtaaaaactgacagcctgtcaaagacaagacaccagATGATCAGGGAGTTGGAGTCTCTGGTATTTATGTAGTGAAGCTGTTGGCTGAgcataaatgtttttcagcaacgccctgaattaattaaaaaaattcacagaTAACGGCTGTTTGAGCCACCCAGTGCAAACGGCAGAGAGACACCACAAACCTTAAGGCCATAACATCAAAGAATGTCCTAATGTGACTTTTACTCAGAGTTTATTAGTTCAGACGTGTCAGCAGGACGGACTGAACAGTGTAGACAGTTGTAGGCAGCAGAGATACaacaaaaacctttcaaatCCCTTGTAAacagattgttgctgctgatgttgtggatgtaaataaaagacaaaatccaGCTGGTGGAGAATTTCTGGGTAAATGTTGATGGGAGCTGTAGTTTTTGCTCACACTAGCAGCATGTTGGCCTGCTACAATGctgaacaaacatatttattattccaCCTGCTCGGAATCAgcatgaacaaatgaaacatcacCTTGAGTCAACAGGCAGTtttaaagaaaaccaaactctGATCCAACCTTTCATCATGATCTGGGAGCTGTTTGGGGAACTGATGGTGGATCTTTGTTGGAGgaggaaaagctgcaaattaAGGAAAGTTGACTTAAGTCAAACAGGCCTGCAGTGTTAGTCAGCACTAACTAATCCaatccaaactgaaaacaggtcagactgtctgtctataaaccagtcatttacctaaagtgatgtcagtgtaaCTGATGGGGCTGTTTGGActcactggtgtcactgatcAGGTTTCAAGTCAAGCCAAAGAAAGATGGACTGTCAGGTGTCAGACATTAGTGACCTGCTAGTTATTTTCCAGTCTGACAGTGGTGCCATATctcagtgaaaactgttttattagttAACCTTTAcgttgtgtaaaaatgtcattagaGGACAAAGCAACAGAAtctcagagcagtgtgaagtCGCAGGAAACTGTCATCTACAAATTTAGGTCTcagattaacagaaaataactaggtttgaataaaaaatctaatattCTTATGATAAAATTAGGAATTTCCAGTAAGACCTCTGCTTCGGGCTTTTGCTGTCTGAGAGATTCACTAAATACTCCATCGctctgggccatcttcctgGTGTACTTATGGATCTTTGGTGGTTCTTCTCAGATGGTGGTTAtaatgctcaccagtcctcgacCTCCTTCCATCCTCTTAGTGTACggtctcaggatgctggatttggggtgaaactctccatgcattgtgaggagcttccttgtcttgacatcagcagcctctatctcctcttttggccagcttattatacCAGCGGGGTATCCGATGcccggcagggcgtaggtgttgatggcttggaccttgttcttcccatttagctgacttcttaggacttgctttactctctgtggctgctttacttgcagcttcttcttgaTTCCCATTTGCCTTTGGGATTCCAAGGTTCTTGTAGTTTCCCTCaacatctgctctgctgcctttCGGCAATTCaattccttcagtcctgacaaccctttctctctctgttatcatccgaccacacttatccagtccaaatgacattccaGTGTCACTGCTGTAGaccctggtggtgtggatcagtgagtcgatgtcttcGATGTCTTTCTTGTAATCACtccaggcagtgcacaggttggtcagTCTGGTCTTACAGTGTTCTGCCCCCCTGGTGTTCTtccccattcctttctgggccctgctCAAGTATtcagccatgtgcttactcgtattagccgctatgatgcctgacaggagcttccatgttgtgcagagacaGGTTATTGGATGGcagttggatgggactgctcccttttgggggtccttcaggatcaagAATCTCCTTCTTTCAGTTATCCATTCAGGGTGAGTCCCATCTATttgcagctggttcatttgatctgccaggtgctcatggagtggagttagcttctttagacagtaggtgtggatcagtTCCTGGTGCTAATCAGTTCTTCATGTCTGGGTTTCCAAGTTTCCATatgtcccacatcctcttcatatAACCCCTTTCCCTGGGATTACTTATGTAGTAGTGTTCCAGCAGTTCTCTATTCTCTGCCCTGGTCCATGAGTAtcgtgttccagtagcccacttCATATCAGGCTGCCCTGGTTCCCCAGCACCTGACacagaccttgttgacccgggcaaCGTCTGAGCCGGTATGACTCCTGTGCTCATTTTTGTAATGATGTAGGCCagtagcgttaaggaccttgcctaagggcccacactggtggCACCCTGGTCAGGACTTGAAGCCCCCCAAACACTGATCTTCTGTACCTGGTATCACTGATCAGTTTTCAAGAAAATGTTATTGTGAGGGATCATAGgtcagtgaaaacagtttattagttgttgtgaaataatttcattacaggacacagcaacagaatctcagagcagtgtgaagttgcatgctgctctgtgctcttattaaaggcacaaaacctcagagacagtccagctcctgtttatgttacttgtctcttccttcctAGTAGCGTTACAAccatagaaaagaaacagatgatatatactggatatgatagaagatgtcaaatgagatacagtagaattcaggttctatgagactgatggcacaaaatgtgagagtatgcaaagacaaacacacctccaccagtgtttgtgcttttcacagggatttcgtgcctctggatcagacctgggaTCATCACAGATTCTTGGCACAAACAGATGGGAGAGGAGTCTCACAGTCCAGATCATTCCAGAACCTTCTACTTGTAAGTACCAACAACttgtgagtcagtcagtgctacAGACCAAGACCTGAGACCTGAGACTGTCTAGTGAGGCCACGTTCACATCAGGATCTAGAGAGAATGTGCTGTTTTCgtgaagtttttgttttacctCCAAAATTCATCTGTAGGCAGTGCTGAACACCCTGATAGTTGTCAGGTTGTCCAGGAGCCCAGTTTGTGTATCTGAAAGGTGTTCCATCAACCCAGGACCAGTTACCCTCCTGTAAAACAGGAGTTCATTTGTCAGAAACACAGTCAGGATAACACCAGAGTATCTGGAGCTCAGTGACTGTAAATTTCTATGTGATTGAATCTGTAGCCCTGTTGTTATTAATGGACTTTGACTAGTTGACAAAATGAGCTGATGTCAAATCCCACTGGAGCCTCTCATACCAGATAAGTTCCTATTATCTATCTACCTGGATGCCTTCCCACGAAGACAGACTCAGTGTCTCTGGTCCAACAACGCCCTGGATCAGTTTCACATGTCGCCCAAAGCTGATCTGTCACCTGCTCATTACAAACAGTCAGAGCAAACTTTAATGTCGCctgatggataaataaataaaaagttcaataacatgttaaaacagcagGAACCGTTTCTCCAGTCAGGACATGTGTTGGCAGAGACTAGAGGCTAAAGGCTTTTTGAGCTATTTCCCtacacaaatatcaaatgtcATCGTGATCACAAGATCAACATATTTCTGGGGAACAATATCTGTATTCAACCCTCATGGCCTCATCTGTGCAAACCAGAATCTACAATATTATTAAAGATCAAaaagtcagctgggattggctccagcagatccctgtgaccctggttaggaataagtgggtatacaTGATTAGACTTTGAGCAGCATTTACCTTCACTTGTCAGATCAGTCTCCTTTCTGTTAATCTGAGACTTAAACCTGGAGATGACAGTTTCATGATacttcacactgctctgagattctgttgctgtgtcctctaatgaaattatttcacaacaactaataaactgttttcactgacCTATGATccctcacaaaaacattttattgaaacCTGATCAGTGATTCCAGGTACAGAAAATTGGGGTTTGGGGGGGTTCATGTCCTGATCAGGGTGCCACCAGTGTGAGCCCTTAGGCAAGGTTCTTAACGCTACTGGCCTACCTCATTACAAAAATGAGCAATAGAAACACAGGAGTTGTTCAATTCCAACCAATATCTATGTCACATCTACAGGATGTGGTTTGCTTTCTTAATCCGTCAGGCTCCCCCCGCGATCCAGCTCCCTCCtggtttttttaaagaagtttttcCCTGTGTAGGGAAATTGGtccttaacattattaacagtagTCTATTGTCTGGTGTTGTTCCTTCTAATTTCAAACATGTGGTAGTGCAACCGCTTATAAAgaagcctagtcttgatccatcTGTGCTGGCTAACTATAGACCAATATCTGGACTAccttttttttcaaaggttttagaaaaagttgtgtgtgtatactcaattgaaagtgtttttggaTGAGCATGAGATCTTAGAGATCTTTCTGTCTGGTTTCAAGCCACACCACAACACagtcagctttaattaaagttttagTGATATTTTCACTTGTTCTGATACTGGCAATTTCGTGGttcttatttttcttgatttatctgctgcctttgacGCAGTTGACcaccacattttgttttctcgCCTGCATGATATTGTAGGTATCCATGGTCTTGCATTGGAGTGGTTTAGATCTTACCTTGCAGCTAgaactttctctgtgggtcttgccagctttgaatcctcctctgctTGTCTGTCCTCTGGGGTTCCCCAAGGTTCAGTTTTGGggcctttgcttttttccctcTACTTGCTTCCTCTGGGTTTCATCTTCAGACAACATGGCATATCgttccattgttatgcagatgataccCAGGTTTAAAAGGAGGGTTTTTCAATTGCACGTTTGCTCGCATGTcttgatgacattaaagcctggatggcATTAAATTTTCTTCACTTTAATGAGGCAAAGACGGAAGTAATGCTGGTTGGCTGTAGTGCTTCCAGTGAATCTTCCGGTGTTAATCTAGGCCCCTTGACATCACATCTTAGACCACTGGTCACTAATTAAGGCTTCAAAATGGACACGGATCTTAAATTTGATTAGCAAATTGGTGCGGTGGTAAAATCCAGTTTTTTCCACTTAAGGCGTTTGGCAAAACTACAACCTCTAGTGTCAAGGCAGCACTTTGAGCTAGTAATGCATGCCTTTGTTATATCACACCTTGACTATTGTAATGCTCTGTATGTTGGGGTTAGTCAGGCATCCCTTTcatctccagctggtccaaaatcCAGCGGCTCGTCTTTTAACTCGAACGCGAAAAAacaagcacatcacaccaatcctggctgcactccattgtctgccagtgtcttttagggttcattttaaggttttattatttgttttaaaatctttaaatggcCTTGCCCCATCTTATCTTACTCaactccttcacccttatactcctagccgctcCCTTAGATCAGCCGACCTCCTGCTTCTTGACGTGCCAAAAATGAGGAGGAAGCTCCGTGGAGATAGagctttctctattgctgccccaaggctgtggaacaatttgcctttgaacataagacaagcccctacattagtcatgttcaaagtacaacttaaaacctatttgtatacCCAAGCCTTTGGACCGGCGTGATGGAGGGATTATggactgttttttattgtttatcgatctaaagccaattgggtcagggactcaggggtgaggaacccaggcgctttagtgttatccttagaatatgGGTCTAAACatctgtagacttaaataaggggtttggaacctccagctgtagtctactcgatcctagacgtaagagtccgggactcaggatcgtctccacagatagtctgtgttgaggtacttttagtccatcagggatgggacaaactgaaagtaggggacccacaaatatgggtcagtgTGGTCtgatagtcgatatcataagggaCAAATatggtggcatgccttttatttttatttttgcttatgtatttttaacctgtcttttatttctgtaaagcactttgaattactctgtgtatgaattgtgcaaTATAgataaacttgccttgccttggtttgccttattttattttataagacTTTCAaccaatttttaaaattcttattttatgtatatttgtttcctgtttattttggtgtagggcactttgtgtcagctcttgcaGTTCTTCAAGCACCgtataaataaaagtatcactcatattatgattattattattattattattatcttacCGGCTCAGACGATGCCCAGGTCAACCACGTCTGCGTCAGGTGATGGGGAACCAGGGCAGCCTGATATGaagtgggctactggaacaTGACACTCATGGATGAGGGCAGAGAATATGACATGGCTGAATACTTGagcagggcccagaaaggaatggggaGGAACACCAGGGGAGCAGAACACTGTAAGACCAACTGActgaccaacctgtgcactgcctggattgattacaagaaagcctacgatTCAATGCCCCACACATGGATCgtggaatgcctggagctatacaacatcaataggactctaagaaccttcataaggaactcaatgggactatggaaaacaaccctagtggccaacctcaagctgattgcacaagtctccatcacgtgtggcatctaccaaggagatgctctgtccctgctgctgttctgcatagggccgaaccccctcagccaggtGATCACTAACACTGGTTTCGGATACTGACTAtaaaatggggcaaccatcagtCACCTCCTGGAtgacatggatgacatcaagctatACAccaggagtgagcgagacatTGACTCACTTATCCACACCACCAGGGTCTACAGCAATGACACtggaatgtcatttggactggataagtgtggtcggatgataacagagagagaaagggttgTCAGGACTAAAGGAACTGAATTGCCaaaaggcagcagagcagatgttgagggaagctacaagaaccttggaatcccacaggcaaatgggaatcaagaagaagctgcaagtaaagcagccacagagagtaaagcaagtcctaagaagtcagctaaatgggaagaacaaggtccaagccatcaacacctatgccctgctgggcatcagataccccgctggtataataagctggccaaaagaggagatacaggctgctgatgtcaagacaaggaagctcctcacaatgcatggagagtttcaccccaaatccagcatcctgagactgtacactaagaggatGGAAGGAGgtcgaggactggtgagcattaCAGCCACCATCTGAGAAGGACCACCAAAGATCCAtaagtacatcaggaagatggcccgGAGCGATGGAGtatttagtgaatatctcagacAGCAAAAGCCTAAAGCAGAGGTCTTACTGGAAATTCCTAATTTTACTAACACTGCAGGACTGTTTGACTTAAGATAATGTCACTGTTCTtaatttgcagcttttcctcCTCCAACAAAGATCCACCATCAGTTCCCCAAACAGCTCCCAGATCATGATGAAAGGTTGGATCagagtttggttttctttaaaACTGCCTGTTGACTCAAGgtgatgtttcatttgttcatgcTGATTCTGAGCAGGtggaataataaatatgtttgttcagCATTGTAGCAGGCTAACATGCTGCTAGTGTGAGCAAAAACTACAGCTCCCATCAACATTTACCCAGAAATTCTCCACCAGCtggattttgtcttttatttacatccacaacatcagcagcaacaatctgtTTACAAGGGatttgaaaggtttttgttGTATCTCTGCTGCCTACAACTGTCTACACTGTTCAGTCTGTCCTGCTGACACGTctgaactaataaacacagtaaaagtcACATCAGGACGTTCTTTGATGTTATGGCCTTAAGGTTTGTGGTGTCTCTCTGCCGTTTGCACTGGGTGGCTCAAACAGCCGTTAtctgtgaatttttttaaattaattcagGGCgttgctgaaaaacatttatacTCAGCAAACAGCTTCACTATATAAATATCAGAGACTCCAACTCCCTGATCATctggtgtcttgtctttgacaggctgtcagtctttacaggtctgttccctacagagatatcagcctcatctttaacatctgcatcatcttcaccatgaagactctgattctggctgctcttctttgtgccctGTTGGCTCAGACCTCAGCTCAGGGTGAGTATTACTAcactatatattgtgtgtatatatgtttatggaaTAGATATCCagatgttataaatgtatatattctgtgGATCAAACCAAATGACTTCTGCGTTAAGTTTCCTAGAGCCCAACACAGATATGAAATGGATCAATATAATGTCTTTCCACCTGTTGTGTCTCTGGAAATGATGCTGACAGGATGTTCTACACAGAGCTGCACTGCCCAAATTCCAACCCAGTCTATTAGAGTTTGTGTTATTGGACTTTGACCACTTTGTTCATCAGAGTTAGATACAACATCCTGcacatttccttctctctgacttACTTTAAGGCAAACTAAGGGCTTTGTACTTCTTCATACATTAAGacacatcagaaataaaacctgattatttcctttatggtcatttctgtattttctcacattcatccaaagatgcagctgtggACCAAAGGAAACTGTTTAATAATTATGGACATAATGAGTTTTAATGTGTCAGAGGAAGAGATGCAGTGATTCcctatataacatatatatatgtatattcaaGCAGAAAGTGGTTAATTTTACTAGCCCAACACAATGAAGGGAAACAAAGGTAATTGTTAGTGTCTTTGTTAGAAACAGGGAGGTGGTTTAAATTCATGAGAAACTCAACATTatgcattttgtttctcttcagcATCTTACTTTGATTGTCTGGACGTTTGGAGGCCCAGTAAAAATCGTTGTTTCATCTATGTTCCCAAAGCCATGTCCTGGGCTGATGCTCAGGTAATCAGAGtgatgtggattcagtccacaatgattctacactgtttatttggtctgtgttcactttaacactggcatctattcctgccttggtgttttcctactactcagctcattttgcttctttactgactccactgtctgtttatctgcactgtagaaaaactgcCTCCTTCAGAATGGATGGCTTGCATCTGTGCGTGATGCTAAGGAGTATGCAGCGATTCAGAAAGTGATCACTGACGCTAAAGGGACTGGACTCACATGGCTTGGAGGCCATGATATTACACAGGTAAATtcacacagtctgacagatAAATACTCAGCTGATATTTGGTTTTGTCCTAATGTCATATTGTCACCATCACTATGAAcagcctacattacccacaatgcaactggaCTGCTGACAACAATGGACACGTGTTATGGTAGAAGCTGCTAATGTTGATTCTCCTTTCTCATTGTCAAACTTCAGTCCAAACCAACACTGACTCAGATCAGACACTCAGTCATTTTATCAGATGTCATGAAGTTCTTCTTTAAAGAACAACTATTGAATTCTCTTTCTGCACTGTTCACATAATCACTGACTCTTGGTGACTGATGTTGACACATAACAACTAATTCATGGCTTTGTAGCTCAAACCAGCCTGAATGTGTCTCTCCTGACTTATTCTGTGTCCCCTCCATCAACCCTAAACACAGTCAGTGTCCTGTGGTTGGATTTGTcttcatcagacactgaaacacgtCACGACATTTGATTCTCTTCTGTTTTATAGGAGGGCAAGTGGATCTGGATTGATGAAACACCtttcaaatacacaaactggGCTCCTGTAGAACCTGACAACTATCAGGGTAATGAGGACTGTCTACACATTTTTACTGAAGGTAAATCACCAAAATGTCACTATAGTTAAACAAACTATCTCCATATTGATTAGACCATGGCCTCATTAGACAGTCTCAGGTCTCAGGTCTTGGTCTgtagcactgactgactcacatgTTGTTGGTACTTACAGGTAGATGGTTCTGGAATGATCTGGACTGTAAGAATCctcttccatctgtctgtgtcagaaactattaaatgatcccaggtctgatccagaggcatgaaatccctgtgaaaagcacaaacactggtggaggtgtgtttgtctttgcatactctcacattttgtgccatcagtctcatagaacctgaattctactgtatctcatttgacatcttctatcatatccagtatatatcatctgtttcttttctatggctgtaacgctactgaaggaaggaagagacaagtaacataaacaggagctggactgtctctgaggttttgtgcctttaataagagcagactgaatgtgttatggaaagaatgctttgagctccactttattctgcagtctgactcttctttcttggctcatgccaaaataaaagtctatcagCATTGAAACCAGTTgatctgtgttttattgctCCTGTATTATGAAATTTCAAATCACACCAGgcaaagcaaataaataaataaataactgataCTGTACAACATTATTTTTGAGGCTACTTATTGGAATTTTGTGCCTCACAATATGGACTGTAATTATCAAAGTTACAAGATTTATGTTTGAAATAACGATGCATCAGACGTGGTTTAGTTTTGATAAGTGCTGCCCCCATTTGGCCCACAGTCTCTTGGAGTTGTAGTATTGGTTCGGCTCACTAGGACCCTCAGTCGAGGTTCTTTTGGCTGTTGGTCTGACAAAATGACTCACAGAACCGTGGGGTCATTTCTGGGAACTCTTTAAGGTCGACCAGCTTGAAAACCCAACCATTCATCAGTAAACTTGGACTTGGACTAGACTTGGATCCAGCACATAGATACAGAATATCTACCTCTATAGCACCCCAAGACCAAACAGTAGAAGAAGTTACACAGAGGAAAATATATACTTTTAGGTAAATGAGACGACTTTATATTTACATGAAAGTCTAGTCCGACTTCTTTTGGCCTAATAACAATAGTCCTTCAGACAGTTCAAGTCTCATCCAGTACAACTTTATAATCTCAGAATATTCGTCAGACCTCCAGATCTGCCTGTTTAACCCCAAGACATTCTTAGGACACATGGCCCAATACTGTACAGAACTGGTCAATATCAGCCACTGGggttgcacaagccagtgtGGTCTTAGTGTTGGTCCCAAGCCAGAATAAATGAGGAGGGTCgtatcaggaagggcatctggctTAAAACCTGTGCCGAATCAATCATGCAGATCAACTGACCAACTGCATAGATCCCCAATccccatcatctgtacccccttataCTTAACCAGGGGCACAGagctgcagcctatcccagctctctttgggtgaaaggcaggggtccaccctggacaggtcaccagtccatcacagggccacatagagacaaacaacctcacacactcacactcacattctttccataacacattcagtctgctcttattaaaggcacaaaacctcagagacattccagctcctgtttatgttacttgtctcttccttccttcagtagcgttacagccatagaaaagaaacagatgatatatactggatatgatagaagggaataagtgggtatagatgatggatggatttagatTAGTGCTGCCCCCATCTGGACGTCCTAGGTCAACTTTTTCAGAATAGTTGTGGTTCTGGGTGGCAGGACTCAAATGATGTGCAGTATTTCAGGGGGGATCAGGCTCACAAATTAGCATGGACTGAATATATTatggacagaaatatgaaaaacatgtgactgtTATTTAAGATACAAGAGGAGACAACTAAAGTGTCCAAACCTCATTCTGTCTCAGAACTACAGCTCATTACTGTGACACAAGCATTTTACTTACTGTCATACATTCCTCTGTGCATCCACCTGGGGGCGCTGTTCTCTACTATTCCTGAGGAGATCTGCTGTTTAATGTGATGACAgatcagacacacacttttctaAATACACTGATGGATGCACATGGATCAGGGTCAGGAGACCATTAGTCGAGACCATTAGCCATTAGTTGAGCAGAATTTACCTTCACTTGTCAGATCAGTCTCCTTTCTGTTAATCTGAGACTTAAACCTGGAGATGACAGTTTCATGATACTTCACACTGCCCTGagattctgttgctgtgtcctctaatgaaattatttcacaacaactaataaacagttttcactgaCCAGTTATCCCTCACAAAAACACTTTCTTGTAACCTGATCAGTGATACCAGGTTCTTGAGTTCacatttaacttacccaggtccgtttgatgaggaagtacacaaagacgtctggagtggttcagctgattataggttttatttgaaactatacagagcgctctggagatcaaccctcatgggacacacggagagatctgagctataggggaaactatagaatagatatagctgatggccaccccccacataccagtacttttccagaaaaggaatttggaccattaccttatatggtgttgttattcccttttgtctcccctcatagtgaagacatagtgaagagcagTGACCCTGTCatgtgtctaaaacatacaggagtacattttacacactatgctgcatactagtcacactaagtgtgtctgcattcccacaattcccccttttgggctctcctaagagcccacccccactatgtaaatgtcaaaatttgatatcccccttttgatctcccctaggagatcacacatcaataggcctcagtatggcaacaccactattgacatcatcaggatcagtagccaataaaggcatgaggaccttcgggtcctgcCTCTCCATtgcggatgaaattacccggcgtgccagggatctcatacagggaatgcagcaacacccacatgtgaccagtatgcctacaaatacagaccaaacacaaaacaacaatcattaccgtcagggtcgtaaggacccccaataccttcccaaatccaaacatctccttttATCTCCCCACTCGTTGACTAAACTATCtggcaataactaaacatgcactataaactaaatagat
The window above is part of the Mastacembelus armatus chromosome 18, fMasArm1.2, whole genome shotgun sequence genome. Proteins encoded here:
- the LOC113141456 gene encoding ladderlectin-like, whose protein sequence is MKTLILAALLCALLAQTSAQASYFDCLDVWRPSKNRCFIYVPKAMSWADAQKNCLLQNGWLASVRDAKEYAAIQKVITDAKGTGLTWLGGHDITQEGKWIWIDETPFKYTNWAPVEPDNYQGNEDCLHIFTEGRWFWNDLDCKNPLPSVCVRNY